The sequence GCATATTTTTTTCGCCGGCCGGACGCCGCCGCATACCGAGCAGACCTTCAGCCCGCGCGGACTCAGCGCCTGGTTTGTAAGCGTCGCCGCGGGCATCGTGCTGATGCACGGCAACGCCGCGCTGCAATCGTTTTCCGCGCCGGCGACATTCGCCATCGCGTTGCTGCTGTACAGCTTCTGGCCGGGACGGAAAATGGTTTAAGCCGGGTTTGATGAACTCGCAATCCATTGATTCATAAATAATTGTAAATACTTTATTGCGGAAACCGTTCCTCGTCTCTTATAATAAGATACTGTATATAAATACAGTTAACAGAGAGACGAAATCACACGCGGCAACGAAAAGATTAAAGATCTACTACAGAAGACATGGAAGTCTGACGATGATTGGTTTTATAGGGTTTTATGTAAGGCCTGTCGCGCTGCGGGTTAATTGACTACGGCATTGCTAGTACTCATAATGTATACACAATTACCTTTTTGGTTATTGTTTTGGAGGTTGAATGAATGTGTTCAGCGAAAATAAAACCGCTCAAATGGCTGGTTACCTGCTGCTCAAGCGCGGCGGACGCATGGCATACATCAAACTCATGAAATTGTTGTACTTGGCCGATCGAGAGTACATGCTGACATACGGCTACTCTATGACTGGCGATCGCGCAGTGTCCATGGATAATGGACCTGTGCTCTCGAAAACCTATGACCTGTTAAAATCAGGAAGCCCGCAAGATGAATCGCCATGGAACGAATGGATTGCGGGGGAAAAGGATTACGAGGTATCAATCAAGAAACAAGTTCGCGGTCTGGATGACGATGAGGCATTTGATGAATTGAGTAGGGCCGACTTGAGAATATTGGATAAGGTATTTTCAGAGTTTGGTGGGTACAAGCGTTTTGAATTGTGCGATCTTACTCACAAGATGTGTGCAGAATGGCAAAATCCGCATGGTTCTTCTGTTCCGATTAGCCCAAAAGATATTTTTATGGCTGGAGGAAAAACAGAAGCAGAAGCTAACGCACTAATCGAAAGAATGCGTGAACGCAATGCCGTTCAAGAATTTAGCCATCAATTATCATGACCCAATACCTACCATACAGAAAAGGCACTATACCCTAAATAATTCGAGTTGCAGGAAGGCGGCGACGCAACGAATCCCCGGGAGCTTACACCAGTAAGTGACCGGGGTGAGTGAGGAAAGCCAACGCACCTGCAGCTTGAAGTATGACGGGTATATATTGGCCCCTGTTGGTGGGTCTAACCATCTTCATATCATTTGTAATGATCCTGTTTATTATGCGATAAATGGGTGTGATTGTATCTTGGTTGTCAATATAACCACGATATACCCACCACCAGTTCATCATGATCCTGCATGCATTTTGCGGTCTGGGGATCATGATTTTATTCGACATGATAGTTACGTTTATTATGCAGATGCAATTATTTGGAAAGTTCCAAATGTCATTTCTCGACAACAGAGTGGCGAGCTAATACCACGAGCAGACATGTCCGAAGCCACTTTTCAGCGCGTACTTGATGGTTTTGGCATATCGGATTTTACTCACCCCAGAATATTAAAGTTCTACAGAAATTATTGTATTTAATCCCACCTAAAAAGCTAAAGTAAAAAAAATCAATAAGTTACCCCCCCACCAGAAAGACATTCTCTGCGGTTCGTCCGCAATCTGAGACTGCGCAAAGCGCAGTCTCAGACCATTGACAAAGCCTGTTATTAGGGAGAGCGTGGCGAGGGGCCGTAGCGGCGTAAGCCGCCGACAAATTTGCCAGGAGCAAATTTGAACTGCATTTATGCTGGCCCGCAGGGTGGGACACAAGGATGTGTCCCATAATGGCCCCTCGGTACGGTAGGCCCGGGTATCGCCGACTTACAGGCGACTTTGAGCAACCTCAGTCTCAGACCAACGGCTATTTATAGACAATCTCGCCCTTGGGCTGATACGCGGCGGCATCCAGCGGGGAATGCTTCTCGATGTACTGTTTCAGCACCTCCGCATCGATAAAGCCGGTATTCACATAGCTCGGCAGGTTATCAATCCGCGGATACCCGTCGCCGCCCATGGCGTTAAAATTCAACGTCGACATGCGGTAGACCTTATCCGCCTGCAATGGCTCGCCGTTGATTTTAATATCCCGCACGCCTTTGCCGTCCGCCGTCAGGCTAACGTTAAGGAATTGCGCATAGGCGCCGGAGTCCACCTCTTTATTCGCCACCACGGCCAGGTATTTTTCGACCTCGCTGCCGGTCATATCCACATAGACCAGCGTGTTGGCGAACGGCTGCACTTGCAGCACGCTTTTATAGGTGATATCACCGGATTCAATGGAATCACGGATGCCGCCGCCGCTCATGACGGAAAAATCCGCATTGGCGCGCTCACGCTGGGCTGTCAGCAGTACCCGCGCCAGATTGGTCTGGTGGAAACGGACCTGATTACGATCGCCTTCCAGTTTTCCTTCGACGCTCCCCAGTTTGACATCCAGCTGCGCCTGCCCTTTTTCCTGGAACGGCGTCAACATTTTCAGCACCGACGAGTCCTGTTTGATTTCATGCGTATAGAAAACACGCTCCGTCTTGCCATCCTCTGTGGCGACTTTTTTCTTCAGGTTTACCGGGATCAGCTGATAATGCCGCAGCGCCAGTTCTCCGTTGCGGAAGGTGAAATCCGCCCGGCCGACATATTTTCCCCACTCATAGGCCTGAACGATCCAGATTCCGTTTTGGCGATCGGGCGCGCAAGGCGTACCCGGCACATAGTCCACCTGTTTCTTATTCTCGCCGGCCATACAGACCGGATCCTGCGAATGGCCGCCGACGATCATATCCAGATACCCCGCCGGCAGGCTACGCGCCATTTCCACATCGCCCGGCGCGTTTGAACCGTGCCTGCCGTCGTCATAGTGCCCCATATGGGTTGCGGCAATAATGACATCGGGTTTTTCATTACCGCGCAACGCCTCGACAACCTGCTTCACTTCCGCGGCGGGCTGACGAAATTCGATATCGGTGAAATATTCGGGATTGCCTAATTTGGCCGTATCGTCGGTGGTCAGGCCGATAACCGCAATTTTGACGCCTTGTTTATCAAACAGCGCATAGGGTTTGAATAAACGTTTATTGGTGCTTTTTTGATAAATATTGGCCGACAGCAGGGGGAAATGCGCCCATTTTTCCTGCTGTCTCAGCACGCTGAGCGGATTATCGAATTCATGATTACCCAGCGCCATCGCATCATAACCCACCATGTTCATGCCGCGGAAATCGGGTTCGGCATCCTGTAAATCCGATTCGGGAACCCCGGTATTAATATCCCCGCCGGAAAGCAGCAGTAGGCTTCCGCCGTTGGCGGCAACCTCCTGACGAATTTGATCAACCAGCGTTTTCTGCGCGGCCAGCCCATATTCGCCGTGTTCGTTGTGCCAAAAATGGCCGTGATGATCGTTGGTGTGCAGTATGGTGATGGCGTACGTCTTATCTTTTTCCCAGGCCATGGTCCCAAACGGCGCCAGCGCCAGCGCCAGCGATATCGCCAAAGTACAGCCCAGTATTTTTGTTGAAAAACGCATCAGAAAAAATCCCCGTTTATTTTAAATATTCCACCAGAGAGCGTTATCAGAACATGCCGACAACGCGCTATACGCAAAGCGTGCAGCCGCCTCCTCCCTGTCGTCAGCATTGTATAATAGATACATATCGTCAGGAACACAGCCCCGTCCGGTTTGCCCGGCTGTCTTCGCACTGTAACGAATTCCTCATAATATGGATGTTTCATCGGAATAATCCGTTAATATGCGTTTTATTCCCTATTTTCTATAGTCTTCGACTGACGGACAGCGTTTTTTTACTAAACAAGGAAAGAAATCATAAGGTATACTGACCAAGAAGCAGGCTTTATAGCGATAATTACGCATGTTTATCAATGCTTATCCGGAGAAACCGTCCGTAAATCTGTGTTACCATGGAAATATGCTGGTAAGCTAACATTTTTGGTAGAATACCTGTTTTACCCAAGCAACATTTCTCTATATGCAATAGAATTTATACCAGAAGTCCGCTCATTCACTTTTCATACATGGCAAAAGGAGTCGGGATGCATGTTGCAACACCTCTAATTTCAACGATCGCCGGAGGGCTGGTTCTCGCCTTTCTGCTCGGTATTTTGGCAAATCGCCTGCGCATTTCCCCTCTTGTCGGTTATCTGGCCGCCGGTGTGCTTGTCGGACCTTTTACCCCGGGATTTGTCGCCGATACCTCGCTGGCTTCAGAGTTGGCCGAGCTCGGGGTCATTCTGTTGATGTTTGGTGTTGGCTTGCATTTCTCCCTAAAAGACCTGATGGCGGTTAAATCGATCGCCATTCCCGGCGCGATTGCGCAGATTGCCGTGGCAACGCTGCTCGGGATGGGGCTTTCCGCCCTGCTGGGCTGGAGCCTGGCGAGCGGTCTGGTGTTCGGCCTCTGCCTTTCCACCGCCAGTACCGTGGTGTTATTGCGCGCGCTGGAAGAGCGTCAGCTGATTGACAGCCAGCGCGGCCAAATCGCCATCGGCTGGCTGATTGTCGAAGATCTGGCCATGGTGCTGACGCTGGTACTGCTGCCCGCCTTTGGCGATATGATTGGCGCGGAACATGCCGACACAGGTAAACTGCTGCGCGATCTGGCCTGGACCATCGGTAAAGTCATCGCCTTTATCACCCTGATGATTGTCGTCGGGCGCCGCCTGGTGCCTTGGGTGCTGGCAAAAAGCGCCAGCACCGGTTCGCGTGAGCTATTTACGCTGGCGGTGCTGGCCATGGCGCTGGGAATCGCTTTCGGAGCGGTGAAACTGTTTGACGTTTCCTTTGCGCTGGGCGCGTTCTTTGCCGGCGTGGTGTTGAACGAATCCGAGCTAAGTCAGCGCGCCGCGCATGATACGCTGCCGCTGCGCGATGCGTTCGCGGTGCTGTTCTTCGTTTCCGTCGGCATGCTGTTCGACCCGATGATTCTGATCAACGATCCGCTGGCGGTGCTGGTTACCCTGGCGATTATCGTCTTTGGTAAATCCGCCGCCGCATTTCTGCTGGTGCGACTCTTCGGCCACTCGAAGCGCACGGCGCTGACCATTTCCGCCAGCCTGGCGCAAATCGGC comes from Brenneria nigrifluens DSM 30175 = ATCC 13028 and encodes:
- a CDS encoding Panacea domain-containing protein gives rise to the protein MNVFSENKTAQMAGYLLLKRGGRMAYIKLMKLLYLADREYMLTYGYSMTGDRAVSMDNGPVLSKTYDLLKSGSPQDESPWNEWIAGEKDYEVSIKKQVRGLDDDEAFDELSRADLRILDKVFSEFGGYKRFELCDLTHKMCAEWQNPHGSSVPISPKDIFMAGGKTEAEANALIERMRERNAVQEFSHQLS
- the ushA gene encoding bifunctional UDP-sugar hydrolase/5'-nucleotidase UshA; the protein is MRFSTKILGCTLAISLALALAPFGTMAWEKDKTYAITILHTNDHHGHFWHNEHGEYGLAAQKTLVDQIRQEVAANGGSLLLLSGGDINTGVPESDLQDAEPDFRGMNMVGYDAMALGNHEFDNPLSVLRQQEKWAHFPLLSANIYQKSTNKRLFKPYALFDKQGVKIAVIGLTTDDTAKLGNPEYFTDIEFRQPAAEVKQVVEALRGNEKPDVIIAATHMGHYDDGRHGSNAPGDVEMARSLPAGYLDMIVGGHSQDPVCMAGENKKQVDYVPGTPCAPDRQNGIWIVQAYEWGKYVGRADFTFRNGELALRHYQLIPVNLKKKVATEDGKTERVFYTHEIKQDSSVLKMLTPFQEKGQAQLDVKLGSVEGKLEGDRNQVRFHQTNLARVLLTAQRERANADFSVMSGGGIRDSIESGDITYKSVLQVQPFANTLVYVDMTGSEVEKYLAVVANKEVDSGAYAQFLNVSLTADGKGVRDIKINGEPLQADKVYRMSTLNFNAMGGDGYPRIDNLPSYVNTGFIDAEVLKQYIEKHSPLDAAAYQPKGEIVYK
- the ybaL gene encoding YbaL family putative K(+) efflux transporter; protein product: MHVATPLISTIAGGLVLAFLLGILANRLRISPLVGYLAAGVLVGPFTPGFVADTSLASELAELGVILLMFGVGLHFSLKDLMAVKSIAIPGAIAQIAVATLLGMGLSALLGWSLASGLVFGLCLSTASTVVLLRALEERQLIDSQRGQIAIGWLIVEDLAMVLTLVLLPAFGDMIGAEHADTGKLLRDLAWTIGKVIAFITLMIVVGRRLVPWVLAKSASTGSRELFTLAVLAMALGIAFGAVKLFDVSFALGAFFAGVVLNESELSQRAAHDTLPLRDAFAVLFFVSVGMLFDPMILINDPLAVLVTLAIIVFGKSAAAFLLVRLFGHSKRTALTISASLAQIGEFAFILAGLGIALGLLSEEGRSLVLAGAILSIMLNPLLFTMLERYLAKNETIEEQIVEEAIEEEKQIPVDMCNHALLVGYGRVGSLIGAKLHQAGIPVVVVENSRARVDALREQGIKAVLGNATKPEIMEIARLDCARWLLLTIPNGYEAGEIVAAARERRSDLEIIARAHYDDEVAYITEHGANQVVMGEREIANSMITLLKLEETPATPQECPI